GCCATTACGGAGCAGCCGGCTCCCACACTACCTTCCACGTGATGATCCGCTCTCCACGCAGCGTGGTGGTGTCATGGAACTTCTCAAATGAATGCAATCCAACTCCATCAAAGAAGAAAAGCCTCGTGAACATACTGCCAACCAACTCAGGTGACATAAACGCAGCCTGGACATTATCCCCCTCTTTCTTTGTTGCAATCCCAAATCCAAGGGGATCCTGTGTATTGCGGACAAGCTCATAGGATTCTCCCTCCAAAAAACTCACTGCAGCAGGATATGCCCGAAGCCCATCAGCTCGCTCAATAAAAGCCTGTTTTGCGGCGTAATCAACAACTACTGGAAATTGATTCCCTCCTTGCGAGTATGCACAGACCGATACATTCCCCCTGTTCTCGCATCGATTCAATCCCGTCAGATAGCTTGGCCACGGAGCAATCCAGGCATTAATGTTATCCTCGTTACGCAGGGATCGGTATTCTTGGATCCATTGCTTCGTCTGCTCTGAAGGAACATCATAATCACTCTGGAACTTCTCAATAAGTTGAGCATCAGTCTGCTTGCCCACTGCGGCATTCAGGTAGGACTTCTTAAAATCCCAGCTTCCGAAATGCGCCCAGACTCCCCCCTTTCCGATCATATCTTCGGAGGTGATGAGGAAATCTTCAGGCGGATCGCAGTGGCTGAATGCCAAAACCTTCTCAGCTTCGGATTCTGTGAGCCCGTGCTCGATAAGAAGCGCTTTCGCCCTTGGCTGATCCTCCGCAATGATCTCATTCAGTAGGTCATAAGCAAAGGGAGTATCGTTCTGAAACCCGAGCAATGTTGCAAAAGCGTCATTTGCTCCGCAGTCAAGCATCCGCAATATTCCGCGGGAGAGGTTCTCATCAGATGTCAGGAGAAGCTTTCCAAGCCAGTGAAGCTGGGGGCTGTTCTGCGAACTTCCATCGAGGGTCACCCCCCGATCAGCGAAATACTTGAACCAATGGCCAAAATCCCACCAGCTGTTGATGATTGCATTTGGCTTTGACTCATTCCGTATCTTTTCCAGAGTCTCGACCCAGGCATCGGTTACATTCGGCAGATAACTCTGGCTCGTGGCAAAACCGTATTTTACAGGAGGGAGCATGAACATAATCAGAACAAGCAGCAGGCAAGCGCGAACAGCCCGCTTCGGCGCATGCAGCAGAGTTCCGAGTGTTGAAAAAAGCATCGTTCCTGCTCTAACCAGGAAAAGAGAGGCAAAGATGCTCACCGGAATAACCATCAGGAACAAAAACCGCACGCCAGTTGTTGCAAAGTAGGAAACCAGAACAATGATGATCGTCAATAGAAAGACCACATCAGGATAGAAATCTGCCTCTTCGCGAATGCGCAGGTGCAGGTAGAGTGCCAGAAGGACAGGCACCATCAGCAGGAAGAAAGAGAGCCCGGATGAGCTTCCCTTGATCATGAAGTAAATGAGGACGCTTAAGAACAGCAAAAGCAAAAAAGACTGAAAATGCGCTCGGATAAATCGTGTAGATGGAAAGATGAGAAATATGATGCCCAAAACTGCCATCAGGTACAAAGGCATGCCAGCCAGCAGTGCATTCTCAAAAGATGAAGGGAGAACCACACCGACAGCCCCCACTATCCAAGATGAGAGGCCCAGCATATTCTGGGAGTTTGCCACAGTCTCCCTGACACTCAAGCTGTTAAACTCCGCAACAGTCGGCAGCACATTCGGCCAGAGGTTTGGATTTGCTGCCACCTTAAAGCTCAGCACCTTGATCTGGTCTCCAACAACGCGAACAAGCGCCGACGGAGAATTAAAGAGTATACCGAAAAAGATGATAACCGCCAGGAGAAATGCGCCTGCAGTGAAGCCAAACTCCTGCAAGGTGCCTTTTTTGAGATGAATCCCGCCTTCTGAAAGCCAGTCATGAAGGACAGCGTATCCTCCCTTCAGGAAAAGTGCCAGCAGGAACAGGTCAGCAAGATACCACCAGCCAATCCAGAAGAGGGAATAGAGGGAAAGGCAAAGGCCGGCAGAGAATGCCCAGAGGGATCTTGCTCTCGCTGTCTTTGCGTAGAAGCATCCAATCGCCAGCCACAGGAAGAAAGCTTGGAAGAATATGTTGACGATGTCGCTGTCAGACCCTAAAGTCCTGCTCAGCACAAAAGGATTAACATTAACCAACACAGTCCCGATGACCGCTGCAGTGTTCCCCCCAATCCTCCGCAGGAGCAGGAAGAGAGGTATTGTAAGGATAAGTGAAAGCACTAAAGGTGTGAGGAATGAGGCCTGCATGAGACTCAGGTCTGGATTAACCAGCCGCAGGGTGGAGTAGACACCAACAATCACGACAGGATAATAATCATAGACCTTCCCTTTAGGCTTTGGCGCAGTCGTATAGGAATCCATGCAAAAGCCGTTTTCTTTGTCGATAAAATCGCATTGGCTTCCTTTCTCGACAATGTTCCTTGCCATGCGCAGCCAGTAGTAGGAATCAATATCACCGATATAGGCATAACTCTTTTTCCCGGATTGGTACTGGAGCTGTGATTTCAGGCTGTTTGCGGCCTCCCGAATCTGATTCTGCACCTGCTCGCGATTGTCCTGCAAGAATCGTTTAAGGCTTTCTTCAGCCTGCGCCTTCCGCGTCTCCTCAGGAAGGTTGGGATACTGGGCTGCAATTGCCTGGGTTACCTGAGACCGGTAGAAATTGATAACATTCGCCTCAGCAGCGCTCTCAAGAGGAACCAGCCTTGCCGGCTCAAGCCTGACCACAAGAGTGATAATCAGCGGAATCAGCAGAAGAAGCACCCACTGCTTGCTTAAGAGAAAGGATTTCCAGTCAAACCTCTTCGCGCCCCCACTCCCCTCTTCCATACGAGGAGTAAACTGCCCCGGTTTATAAGATTTATTAATGGTGGACGGCTCTCCTAAACGAAGGTTGCCGCCTGTTTTGTGAAGCTTGGGAGCAAGACATCAACAGTCTACTGCCACAATTTCAGCGCTTCTTCCTCTTTGAAATGCAGATTTCCGGGTACAATCAGGCTCTGCGGAGCATCACCGAAGTCCTGATTCAGCAAAGACGCAGCAGTGCCTGCCTTGATGAATTGATCCGGCCAACCCAGCCGTGCCACGCCTACACAAACCGTGCTTTCAAAAAAAAGCTTCCTGAAAGATAAAAGATAAGCGATGGCCTGCGGAATAGAAACAAAACGCTCCCCGTCGCACTCAAGCAGGAATAAGGTGTGACCGCCTATGGAAAGATTTTCCGCAAGGATGGTGTAGGGGCTCTCGAGATGTTGGTGCTCCAAAGGTATTGAGGCAACCTTCCCAAACTTGTACAATTGCAGGCCTGTTACGCCCACAGCTGTGAGAATTGATGCATTCGGCACAACAACAACGGGTATCCCGATTTGTTTCGCGTCAAGGAGAAGAGAGCTGTGTGTTGTTGCTGCAAACGGGTCTCCAGGAAAGAGTATGGCAACATTTTTTGATCGTGCCTCGTCCAAGATGTTTTCCTGTTCAATCACTGCACGGTCTGCAACAATGATCTTTTTCTTGATCAGGGATTCGTAGGAGGCAGGTGGAGCAGCTAGCTTCGAGGTATAGCTCTCAAAATAGACCAGATCACACTGATTCAGGATCTCGATAGCTTTTAGGGTTAGATCCTTCTCGCTGCACAGGCCTGCGCCTATGAGATAGAGCGTCATCCCGAAGAGGAATAGTTGCGCATATTTAAAGCCGCCGAAGAAAATGGAGGGGTCTCAATCAGGTTTAGCATCGAGAAAAATGGATGGTTTAGAAAAGTTTATATAGTAGTCTAATTTAGAAAAAAGGTAAGTTTCAAGTTTTTTGGCGAAAACTTGAAAATAAGTTTCGAAGTTTCGTTTTGGCGAACGAAACATTGGCGAATGTTTGCGAATTCTTAAGTAGGAAGATGAATAAGCTTCCTTAAATACTTTTCGCTAGTTGGAACTATATACTTCAGTATATAGATTAGCGGAAAGAAGGCAAAACCAAGGGAAATGAAAAAGCCAAAAAGGGGGGAGAGAGAATGGAGTTTCTAATCGAGAATGCAAAGAAAGCTATGTCTGACCCGCTGAGCTACGATGCAGTAAAGGTTGGTCAAGCTAACATTAAGGTTATCGGATGCGGAGGCGCTGGTAATAATATGGTGAATTGGCTCTATAAAAAAGGGATCAAGGGAGCTGAGATCATGGCCTGCAACACAGACAAGCAGCATCTCGATGTCACTGAAGCCGATCATAAGTTTATCATTGGGGAAGGAGTAACCCGTGGCCTTGGATGCGGAGGATTCCCTCAAAAAGGGTATGAAGCTGCCCAGGAAAGCCTTCTTCAGATTAAAGAGAGTATAAAGGGTTCTGATATGGTATTTGTGTGTGCTGGCATGGGCGGAGGCACAGGAACAGGTTCTGCTCCAGTGGTTGCAGGAACAGCCCGTGATCAGGGTGCGATAGTGATTGGAACAGTCACTATGCCATTTAAGATTGAGCGCGCTCGATGCGACAAGGCAGAGTATGGCCTCCAGCAGCTGCGAGAGGTGTGTGACACGGTAATTGTCATAGACAACAACAGGCTGGTGGAGATTGCTGGAAGCCTTCCGATTCAGCAGGCCTTTGCAGTTGCCAATGAGCTGGTCGCAACCATGATCAAAGGGATTGTCGAGACGATAGCGATTCCATCATTGGTGAACCTTGACTTTGCAGATGTAAAGGCTATCATGAAAGGCTCAGGAGTTGCTGCAATTGGTGTGGGAACCTCTGACACAGAGAATAGGGTGGAAGAAGCTACTAAAGGAGCGCTTAACAACCCTCTCCTTGACATCAGCTATGAAGGAGCAACCGGAGCGCTTATCCACGTGGCAGGAGGGCCGGACATGACCTTGGAGAACATCAACAAGGTAGGAGAACTGGTCACTGAAAGCCTTGATGACGACGCCAATGTAATCTGGGGAGCAAGAGTATCTGACGAGCTCAAAGGCAGGATTATAGTAATGACGATTGTCACAGGAGTACAAAGTCCTTGGATTACAGGGAAAACCGCAGGAAGGATTGCTGAACCTCTCAGGGAGGCAGAAGAGCTCAATGAAGGATTAGGCATTGAAATAGTACGATGACACCCTTGGTTTTTGTGTGCTGTGTTCTTTGCCTTCATTTACCACCCCCAACACGTAATGAAGGCAGCTGTTACTCTTCACCCGCTTTTGGGTGAAGATTTTTTTATTTGGATCTATTGCAACCGGCAGGTGGAATAGGCAAAAATAATTAGATTTAAATACAGTCAGCTACCATCTTTGCCTCATGTACCGTACACATACCTGTGGAGAATTGCGGAAGAAGGACGTGAAGAAGAGTGTCCGGCTTACAGGCTGGAACCAGAGCAGGAGAGACCACGGCGGAATCATCTTTATTGATGTGCGGGACCGGTATGGGTTGACGCAGATCGTCTTTGATCCAAAGCACAAGAAGGATGTCCATGCATCTGCCGAGCACCTGAGGAGAGAAGATGTTATTGCCATTTCAGGAACAGTTAGGCTGAGAGGCAAGGGGCTTGAGAACCTAAAACTGGAGACAGGGGAGATTGAAATTCTGGTTGATGAATTGACAATCCTAAACAAGGCAGAGACCCCACCTATTGAGATTGATGATCGGATTGAGGTAAGCGAGGATATTAGCCTTAAATACCGCTATCTGGAGCTGAGAAAGCCAAGGCTGGCACGCAACATTAGGGTACGGAGTGAGGCAGTGAAGATAGTGCGTGATTATTTTCACTCCAATGGCTTCCTTGAGATTGAGACTCCAATCCTGGCAAAATCCACTCCGGAAGGGGCAAGGGATTACCTGGTTCCGTCGCGTGTGCACCCGGGAAATTTCTATGCGTTGCCCCAAAGCCCCCAGCTGTTCAAGCAGCTGTGCATGATTGCAGGCCTAGACCGTTATTTCCAGATTGCGCGATGCTTTCGTGATGAGGATTTAAGGGCGGACAGGCAGCCAGAGTTCACCCAGATTGATGTCGAGATGAGTTTTATTGACGAAGAAGATATCCACCGCCTTATGGAAGGCATGGTGAAGGAGATCTGGAAGAAGGTTCTTGGCATTGACCTGAAGACACCATTTCGAAGGATGCTGTACAGCGAAGCAATGGCAAAGTATGGAAGCGATAAGCCTGACTTGCGCTTCGGCCTGGAATTGGTTGATGTCACAGATATCGTCAAGGCCTCTGGCTTTCAGGTATTCACAAAGAACATAGCCCAAGGAGGCGTTGTGAAGGCCATCAATGCAAAAAAGGCAGGGCTATCAAGAAATGATATTGACGGGCTGATTTCGTTTGTGCAGGCGCATGGCGCAAAAGGCATGGCATGGATGAAGGCGACTGAAAAGGGCCTCGAGAGTTCGGTTGTAAAATACTTCAGCGAGGATATCCAGAAGGAACTGAAGAAGGCACTTCAGGCAAAGCCGGAAGACCTGCTGTTGTTTGTCTCTGATGTTAAAGAATCGGTTG
Above is a genomic segment from Candidatus Nanoarchaeia archaeon containing:
- a CDS encoding STT3 domain-containing protein — encoded protein: MEEGSGGAKRFDWKSFLLSKQWVLLLLIPLIITLVVRLEPARLVPLESAAEANVINFYRSQVTQAIAAQYPNLPEETRKAQAEESLKRFLQDNREQVQNQIREAANSLKSQLQYQSGKKSYAYIGDIDSYYWLRMARNIVEKGSQCDFIDKENGFCMDSYTTAPKPKGKVYDYYPVVIVGVYSTLRLVNPDLSLMQASFLTPLVLSLILTIPLFLLLRRIGGNTAAVIGTVLVNVNPFVLSRTLGSDSDIVNIFFQAFFLWLAIGCFYAKTARARSLWAFSAGLCLSLYSLFWIGWWYLADLFLLALFLKGGYAVLHDWLSEGGIHLKKGTLQEFGFTAGAFLLAVIIFFGILFNSPSALVRVVGDQIKVLSFKVAANPNLWPNVLPTVAEFNSLSVRETVANSQNMLGLSSWIVGAVGVVLPSSFENALLAGMPLYLMAVLGIIFLIFPSTRFIRAHFQSFLLLLFLSVLIYFMIKGSSSGLSFFLLMVPVLLALYLHLRIREEADFYPDVVFLLTIIIVLVSYFATTGVRFLFLMVIPVSIFASLFLVRAGTMLFSTLGTLLHAPKRAVRACLLLVLIMFMLPPVKYGFATSQSYLPNVTDAWVETLEKIRNESKPNAIINSWWDFGHWFKYFADRGVTLDGSSQNSPQLHWLGKLLLTSDENLSRGILRMLDCGANDAFATLLGFQNDTPFAYDLLNEIIAEDQPRAKALLIEHGLTESEAEKVLAFSHCDPPEDFLITSEDMIGKGGVWAHFGSWDFKKSYLNAAVGKQTDAQLIEKFQSDYDVPSEQTKQWIQEYRSLRNEDNINAWIAPWPSYLTGLNRCENRGNVSVCAYSQGGNQFPVVVDYAAKQAFIERADGLRAYPAAVSFLEGESYELVRNTQDPLGFGIATKKEGDNVQAAFMSPELVGSMFTRLFFFDGVGLHSFEKFHDTTTLRGERIITWKVVWEPAAP
- the dph5 gene encoding diphthine synthase; the protein is MTLYLIGAGLCSEKDLTLKAIEILNQCDLVYFESYTSKLAAPPASYESLIKKKIIVADRAVIEQENILDEARSKNVAILFPGDPFAATTHSSLLLDAKQIGIPVVVVPNASILTAVGVTGLQLYKFGKVASIPLEHQHLESPYTILAENLSIGGHTLFLLECDGERFVSIPQAIAYLLSFRKLFFESTVCVGVARLGWPDQFIKAGTAASLLNQDFGDAPQSLIVPGNLHFKEEEALKLWQ
- the ftsZ gene encoding cell division protein FtsZ, translating into MEFLIENAKKAMSDPLSYDAVKVGQANIKVIGCGGAGNNMVNWLYKKGIKGAEIMACNTDKQHLDVTEADHKFIIGEGVTRGLGCGGFPQKGYEAAQESLLQIKESIKGSDMVFVCAGMGGGTGTGSAPVVAGTARDQGAIVIGTVTMPFKIERARCDKAEYGLQQLREVCDTVIVIDNNRLVEIAGSLPIQQAFAVANELVATMIKGIVETIAIPSLVNLDFADVKAIMKGSGVAAIGVGTSDTENRVEEATKGALNNPLLDISYEGATGALIHVAGGPDMTLENINKVGELVTESLDDDANVIWGARVSDELKGRIIVMTIVTGVQSPWITGKTAGRIAEPLREAEELNEGLGIEIVR
- the aspS gene encoding aspartate--tRNA ligase, with amino-acid sequence MYRTHTCGELRKKDVKKSVRLTGWNQSRRDHGGIIFIDVRDRYGLTQIVFDPKHKKDVHASAEHLRREDVIAISGTVRLRGKGLENLKLETGEIEILVDELTILNKAETPPIEIDDRIEVSEDISLKYRYLELRKPRLARNIRVRSEAVKIVRDYFHSNGFLEIETPILAKSTPEGARDYLVPSRVHPGNFYALPQSPQLFKQLCMIAGLDRYFQIARCFRDEDLRADRQPEFTQIDVEMSFIDEEDIHRLMEGMVKEIWKKVLGIDLKTPFRRMLYSEAMAKYGSDKPDLRFGLELVDVTDIVKASGFQVFTKNIAQGGVVKAINAKKAGLSRNDIDGLISFVQAHGAKGMAWMKATEKGLESSVVKYFSEDIQKELKKALQAKPEDLLLFVSDVKESVVHAALGALRLELGKQLNLIRKGYEFVWVTDFPFLEYKEDEGRYEAMHHPFTSPKPEDLSLLESEPRKVRARAYDLALNGVELGGGSIRIHDSAVQKRVFNVLGITDKEAEEKFGFLLSALKYGAPPHGGIAFGVDRLAAMLCGEESIREVIAFPKNKAAQSLMEGSPSPVSEAQLKELGIRLDHIKGKGGSRAIVSQTESAKHDAEMEIYRNMGEIERLQAEKTALETKGEMEHLKSKVERMKENERNRQKDV